From Salvia splendens isolate huo1 chromosome 16, SspV2, whole genome shotgun sequence, a single genomic window includes:
- the LOC121771888 gene encoding SNF1-related protein kinase catalytic subunit alpha KIN10-like gives MEVFNPLGRNYRVGKVIGRGTFAKVRIAQHVLTGNYVAVKVINLREMQQKGNFVNRQQAEEKVRQEIQLGKLCVHQHVVRVYEFIDTPTDIYMIMEYMVQGELFDHISRKGRLPEDEARQYFQQIIAGVEHCHSKNVVHRDLKLENLLLDGQGNVKIADFGLSNIMRDGNLLRTTCGSTNYIAPEILSGKHYGHEVDIWSCGAILYSLLCGTLAFHDQNICTLCNKITTATYARPTHVSAGARDLIERILVVDPSRRITIDGIRHHPWFQPNLPPYLALNAPQPTLQLDYEIIEKVVGLGFTKGFIMLSLHTNVQNNAAVAYYILLDNRVRA, from the exons ATGGAGGTTTTCAATCCACTTGGGAGGAACTACAGAGTTGGGAAGGTGATTGGGCGTGGCACCTTTGCAAAGGTCAGAATTGCGCAACATGTTTTGACGGGaaattatgtagctgttaaagTAATTAATCTTCGGGAGATGCAACAAAAGGGTAACTTCGTCAATCGTCAGCAAGCTGAAGAAAAGG TGAGACAAGAAATACAATTAGGGAAATTGTGTGTGCATCAACATGTGGTGCGCGTCTATGAGTTTATAGACACACCAACAGATATATATATGATCATGGAGTACATGGTGCAAGGTGAGCTCTTCGATCACATTAGTCGAAAAGGGAGGTTGCCAGAAGACGAGGCTAGACAATATTTCCAGCAGATTATTGCAGGAGTGGAGCATTGCCATAGTAAAAATGTCGTTCATCGCGACCTTAAGTTGGAGAATTTGCTTTTAGATGGACAAGGCAACGTGAAAATTGCTGATTTTGGATTAAGCAACATTATGAGGGATGGCAATTTACTAAGAACAACTTGTGGAAGCACAAACTATATTGCACCTGAG ATTCTTTCTGGGAAGCATTATGGTCATGAAGTGGATATTTGGAGTTGTGGTGCTATTTTGTATTCTCTTCTTTGTGGGACTCTTGCTTTTCATGATCAAAATATTTGCACACTATGCAACAAAATAACG ACTGCAACGTACGCTCGTCCGACCCATGTGTCTGCAGGAGCTCGTGATTTGATTGAAAGGATCCTGGTGGTGGACCCTTCGAGGAGGATAACCATTGATGGTATACGACACCATCCTTGGTTCCAACCTAATCTTCCTCCCTATTTAGCTCTCAATGCACCTCAACCTACG CTGCAGCTTGATTATGAAATCATTGAGAAAGTTGTTGGGTTAGGGTTTACGAAGGGCTTCATTATGCTTTCACTGCATACCAACGTACAAAATAAT GCTGCCGTTGCGTACTATATACTATTGGACAACCGGGTCCGGGCCTAA